The following are from one region of the Gryllotalpicola protaetiae genome:
- the rpsB gene encoding 30S ribosomal protein S2 has translation MAVVTMRQLLDSGVHFGHQTRRWNPKMKRFILTERSGSYIIDLQQSLTYIDKAYDFVKETVSHGGSILFVGTKKQAQQAIAEQATRVGQPYVNQRWLGGLLTNFSTVSKRLARMKELEELDFEGNTSGFTKKELLIKKRELDKLHKSLGGIRNLTKTPSAIWVVDTKKEHLAIDEAKKLGIPVVGILDTNCDPDEVNFPIPGNDDAIRSVALLTRIIADAAAEGLMSKHGQTEGEEAEPLAEWEQELLNAGETDEATPAQSSAETAKVADAEPAASAE, from the coding sequence ATGGCCGTCGTCACCATGCGCCAGCTGCTCGACAGCGGTGTCCACTTCGGACACCAGACCCGCCGCTGGAACCCGAAGATGAAGCGCTTCATCCTCACCGAGCGCTCCGGCTCCTACATCATCGACCTTCAGCAGTCGCTCACCTACATCGACAAGGCGTACGACTTCGTGAAGGAGACCGTCTCCCACGGCGGCAGCATCCTCTTCGTCGGCACCAAGAAGCAGGCGCAGCAGGCGATCGCCGAGCAGGCGACGCGCGTCGGCCAGCCCTACGTCAACCAGCGCTGGCTCGGCGGCCTGCTCACCAACTTCAGCACCGTCTCGAAGCGCCTCGCCCGCATGAAGGAGCTCGAGGAGCTGGACTTCGAGGGCAACACCAGCGGCTTCACCAAGAAGGAGCTGCTGATCAAGAAGCGCGAGCTCGACAAGCTGCACAAGTCGCTCGGCGGCATCCGCAACCTGACGAAGACTCCGAGCGCGATCTGGGTCGTCGACACCAAGAAGGAGCACCTCGCCATCGACGAGGCGAAGAAGCTCGGCATCCCGGTGGTCGGCATCCTCGACACGAACTGCGACCCCGACGAGGTCAACTTCCCGATCCCGGGCAACGACGACGCGATCCGCTCGGTCGCGCTGCTCACGCGCATCATCGCCGACGCCGCCGCCGAGGGCCTTATGTCCAAGCACGGTCAGACCGAGGGCGAAGAGGCCGAGCCGCTCGCCGAGTGGGAGCAGGAGCTGCTGAACGCCGGCGAGACCGACGAGGCGACGCCCGCGCAGTCGAGCGCCGAGACCGCCAAGGTCGCGGACGCCGAGCCGGCCGCCAGCGCCGAGTAA
- a CDS encoding sugar porter family MFS transporter, which produces MSVGQIEQIDPRFRRRVTGLAIAAAVGGFLFGFDSSVINGAVDAIGKEIVAPAVSGPAEDFVKGFVVAIALLGSAAGAWIAGSIADRWGRPRVMLLGAILFFVSAIGAGLAQTVWDLGFWRVIGGLGIGIASVIAPAYIGEVAPKSVRGGLASLQQLAITIGIFVALLSDFILNSAAGNEATAALWFNLGAWRWMFIVGVIPAIVYGYLALRVPESPRYLLLVGKRDEARGVFETIVPKDEVEGAVADIEKAIAEDKKNANATLRGPSFGLHPIVWVGIILSVFQQFVGINVVFYYSNSLWTAVGLGDHAFLLSVISGIINVLVTFIAIALVDRIGRRILLLIGSVGMAIPLGLEAVAFSFATLHDGQLSLPTGWAVVSVVSANVFIIAFGATWGPLVWVLLGEIFPSRIRARALGVAAAAQWIANFIISETFPPLSAWSLPWTYTIYAVFAALSFFFVFFRVPETKGVALEHTEDLFLKRHPELRSTN; this is translated from the coding sequence ATGTCAGTCGGGCAAATCGAGCAGATCGATCCGAGGTTCCGCCGCAGGGTCACCGGCCTTGCAATCGCCGCAGCGGTCGGCGGCTTCCTATTCGGTTTCGACTCATCCGTCATCAACGGAGCGGTCGACGCGATCGGCAAAGAGATCGTGGCGCCGGCCGTCTCGGGGCCCGCTGAGGACTTCGTCAAGGGCTTCGTCGTCGCGATCGCGCTGCTCGGCTCGGCAGCCGGCGCCTGGATCGCCGGGTCCATCGCGGACCGTTGGGGCAGGCCGAGGGTCATGCTGCTCGGCGCGATCCTGTTCTTCGTCAGCGCCATCGGGGCAGGTCTCGCGCAGACGGTGTGGGACCTCGGATTCTGGCGCGTGATCGGCGGTCTCGGCATCGGCATCGCCTCGGTGATCGCGCCGGCCTATATCGGCGAGGTGGCGCCCAAGAGCGTGCGCGGCGGCCTTGCCTCGCTGCAGCAGCTCGCCATCACCATCGGTATCTTCGTCGCGCTGCTGTCGGACTTCATCCTGAACAGCGCGGCGGGCAATGAGGCCACCGCGGCGCTCTGGTTCAACCTCGGCGCCTGGCGGTGGATGTTCATCGTCGGCGTCATCCCGGCGATCGTCTACGGCTATCTCGCGCTGCGGGTGCCGGAGTCACCGCGGTACCTGCTGCTGGTCGGCAAGCGCGACGAGGCGCGCGGGGTCTTCGAGACGATCGTGCCGAAGGACGAGGTCGAGGGAGCCGTCGCCGACATCGAGAAGGCGATCGCCGAAGACAAGAAGAACGCCAACGCGACGCTGCGCGGACCGTCGTTCGGGCTGCACCCGATCGTCTGGGTCGGCATCATCCTGTCGGTGTTCCAGCAGTTCGTTGGCATCAACGTCGTCTTCTACTACTCGAACTCGCTGTGGACGGCGGTCGGGCTCGGCGATCACGCCTTCCTGCTGAGCGTGATCAGCGGAATCATCAACGTGCTGGTGACCTTCATCGCGATCGCGCTCGTCGACCGCATCGGCCGCCGCATCCTGCTGCTCATCGGCTCTGTCGGCATGGCCATCCCGCTCGGCCTGGAGGCGGTGGCGTTCAGCTTCGCCACCCTGCATGACGGCCAGCTCAGCCTGCCCACCGGATGGGCCGTCGTCTCGGTGGTGTCGGCGAACGTCTTCATCATCGCGTTCGGCGCCACCTGGGGTCCGCTCGTGTGGGTGTTGCTCGGCGAGATCTTCCCCAGCCGCATCCGCGCCCGCGCGCTCGGCGTCGCGGCCGCAGCTCAGTGGATCGCGAACTTCATCATCTCCGAGACGTTCCCGCCGCTGTCGGCGTGGTCGCTGCCATGGACGTACACGATCTACGCCGTGTTCGCCGCCCTGTCGTTCTTCTTCGTGTTCTTCCGCGTGCCCGAGACGAAGGGCGTCGCGCTCGAGCACACCGAGGACCTGTTCCTCAAGCGGCATCCCGAATTGCGCTCGACGAACTGA
- a CDS encoding peptidoglycan DD-metalloendopeptidase family protein: protein MLTAKIAAAAVLAAALALSPARAASSEAGSGARWRWPTVPPGAVVQAFVAPASPYAAGHRGLDLAASPGQAVVAPAAATVQFAGIVVDRPVVTLRVDDHVLLSFEPVASEVPVGATVEAGQRVGAVARGGHCDGSCLHVGVRIDGDYVSPLLFFAGIPPAVLLPFE from the coding sequence ATGCTGACCGCCAAGATCGCAGCGGCCGCGGTGCTCGCTGCGGCCCTCGCACTGAGTCCCGCCCGCGCGGCGAGCTCCGAGGCTGGTTCGGGCGCCCGCTGGCGATGGCCGACGGTTCCCCCGGGCGCGGTCGTGCAGGCGTTCGTGGCGCCTGCGAGCCCCTACGCCGCAGGCCATCGCGGCCTCGACCTCGCCGCCTCGCCTGGGCAGGCCGTAGTCGCGCCGGCGGCCGCGACGGTGCAGTTCGCCGGGATTGTCGTCGACCGCCCCGTCGTGACGCTGCGCGTCGACGACCATGTGCTGCTGAGCTTCGAGCCTGTGGCCTCCGAGGTTCCCGTGGGCGCGACGGTCGAGGCCGGTCAGCGCGTGGGCGCTGTCGCTCGCGGGGGCCACTGCGACGGCAGCTGCCTGCACGTGGGCGTCCGCATCGACGGCGACTACGTGTCGCCGCTGCTCTTCTTCGCCGGCATCCCGCCGGCCGTCCTGCTGCCGTTCGAGTGA
- a CDS encoding tyrosine recombinase XerC yields MLISDAAGRFLEHVRFERGLSEATIRSYRTDLSGLQRFAAEAGVTDLADLDLETLRAWQWQGSEAGLAAATLARRSAAARSFTAWAARTGLRDADPGVRLSSPKLGRHLPRVVAQDQMGELLDRARERSETGDPKDVRDRAVLELLYATGVRVSELVGLDIADLDLDRLTMVVTGKGAKQRTVPFGVPALGAVVDYVRTGRPALLARGEGRAGDALFLGGSGARMNVRAVYGLVARALSAFPGGGPRGPHTLRHTAATHLLDGGADLRAVQELLGHASLGTTQIYTHVSVERLKQSYAQAHPRA; encoded by the coding sequence ATGCTCATCTCGGACGCGGCGGGGCGCTTTCTCGAGCATGTGCGCTTCGAACGGGGGCTGTCGGAGGCGACGATTCGTTCCTACCGGACCGACCTCAGCGGCCTGCAGCGTTTCGCGGCGGAGGCGGGCGTCACGGACTTGGCGGACCTGGACCTCGAGACACTGCGGGCGTGGCAGTGGCAGGGGTCGGAGGCGGGTCTCGCCGCCGCGACGCTCGCTCGACGCAGCGCGGCGGCGCGCAGCTTCACCGCATGGGCCGCCCGTACCGGACTGCGCGACGCCGACCCCGGCGTCCGGCTCTCCTCGCCCAAGCTCGGCCGGCACCTGCCTCGCGTCGTCGCGCAGGACCAGATGGGGGAGCTGCTCGACCGGGCCCGAGAGCGGTCCGAGACCGGGGATCCGAAGGACGTGCGCGACCGGGCTGTTCTCGAGCTCCTGTACGCGACCGGGGTTCGCGTGTCCGAGCTGGTGGGGCTCGACATCGCCGATCTGGACCTCGACCGGCTGACCATGGTCGTGACCGGCAAAGGCGCGAAGCAGCGCACCGTCCCGTTCGGAGTCCCGGCGCTCGGCGCAGTCGTGGACTACGTGCGCACCGGCCGGCCCGCCCTGCTCGCCCGGGGCGAGGGGAGGGCGGGCGACGCGCTGTTCCTCGGCGGCTCCGGCGCGAGGATGAACGTGCGCGCCGTCTACGGGCTCGTGGCACGGGCACTGTCGGCCTTCCCCGGCGGAGGCCCCCGCGGCCCGCACACGCTGCGGCACACGGCCGCCACGCACTTGCTCGACGGCGGCGCCGACCTGCGCGCGGTTCAGGAGCTGCTCGGGCACGCGAGCCTGGGCACGACGCAGATCTACACCCACGTCTCGGTCGAGCGGCTGAAGCAGAGCTACGCCCAGGCGCACCCGCGCGCCTAG
- the dprA gene encoding DNA-processing protein DprA — protein sequence MTISVGMSERERAALWDRLRPGRLIDDRELTARVVWSVLAEPGDGTAGRLVEDLGAAASLELVYRAVPFPSPAELRRGAAAVRDTVTSAYRARGVEPLAGVHAGFLRWQPRMDPTLIASVFSMAAASAAELLTPDDPQWSRGLRDLGPHAPLVLWALGNVELLRDFETSVAMVGTRAATGYGNHVAAEFAAGLAERGWTVVSGGAYGIDAASHRAALAAKGLTVAVMAGGLHSFYPVGNSELIARIAREGLVLAEVPFGTPPTPFRFLARNRMIAAMTSAVVVIEAGSRSGSINTANHAFELERPIGVVPGAITSPSSAGCHEILKTRPSELVTSVDDIVRLAKGSIMAPEPLADPEDPRYTRVLAALHARSARSVATIAQKCGIGEGETAGLLGVLLLDGVVRKTEAGWVSVPPKR from the coding sequence ATGACCATCTCCGTCGGAATGAGCGAGCGCGAGCGAGCCGCCCTCTGGGACCGCCTGCGGCCAGGGCGGCTGATCGACGATCGGGAACTGACCGCGCGGGTCGTCTGGAGCGTGCTCGCAGAGCCTGGCGACGGCACCGCCGGGCGGCTCGTGGAAGACCTCGGTGCGGCCGCATCGCTCGAGCTCGTCTACCGCGCAGTTCCGTTCCCGTCGCCGGCCGAGCTGCGGCGCGGCGCGGCCGCCGTGCGCGACACCGTCACTTCGGCCTATCGCGCACGAGGGGTCGAGCCGCTCGCCGGCGTACATGCGGGCTTCCTGCGGTGGCAGCCTCGCATGGATCCGACGCTCATCGCGTCGGTGTTCTCGATGGCAGCCGCCTCGGCTGCCGAGTTGCTCACACCCGACGACCCGCAATGGTCCCGGGGCCTGCGTGACCTCGGCCCACACGCCCCCCTCGTGCTCTGGGCGCTCGGCAATGTGGAGCTGCTGCGCGACTTCGAGACCTCCGTGGCGATGGTCGGGACGCGCGCGGCGACCGGCTACGGCAACCATGTGGCCGCCGAATTCGCCGCGGGGCTCGCCGAGCGCGGGTGGACGGTGGTGTCCGGCGGGGCGTACGGCATCGATGCGGCCTCACACCGCGCAGCGCTCGCGGCAAAGGGGCTCACCGTCGCGGTGATGGCCGGCGGCCTGCACAGCTTCTACCCCGTAGGCAACAGCGAGCTGATCGCCCGCATCGCCCGCGAGGGCCTGGTGCTGGCGGAGGTGCCGTTCGGCACCCCTCCGACGCCCTTCCGGTTCCTGGCGCGCAACCGCATGATCGCGGCGATGACGAGCGCCGTCGTCGTGATCGAGGCCGGCTCCCGTTCAGGGTCGATCAACACAGCGAATCACGCCTTCGAGCTCGAGCGGCCCATCGGCGTCGTCCCGGGGGCCATCACGAGCCCGTCCTCTGCCGGGTGCCACGAGATCCTGAAGACCAGGCCGTCCGAGCTGGTCACGAGCGTCGATGACATCGTCCGGCTCGCGAAAGGGTCGATCATGGCGCCCGAACCGCTGGCCGACCCTGAAGATCCGCGCTACACGCGGGTGCTCGCGGCGCTGCACGCACGGAGCGCGCGCTCCGTGGCGACCATCGCCCAGAAGTGCGGAATCGGCGAAGGCGAGACCGCCGGGCTGCTCGGTGTGCTCCTGCTCGACGGCGTCGTCCGCAAGACGGAGGCGGGGTGGGTGTCGGTGCCGCCGAAGCGCTGA
- a CDS encoding YifB family Mg chelatase-like AAA ATPase, with product MGVARTQSVALQGLSGAMVDVEASITAGLPMFKLIGLPDTSLAEATHRVLAAASNSGCSLAQSRVTANLSPATLPKYGSVFDLGIALATMAAAGSVSPRSIATTVHLGELGLDGRVRPVLGILPAVHAAAAAGARRVMVPVGNLAEARLVPGVDVIPVSSLREAAIRHGGDFTPVEVDPILAAPVAPRAIDELDLADVIGNHDAVRALIIAAAGGHHVYFLGPPGAGKTMLAERLPSLLPDLDEEAALEATSIRSLTELGSVSELVRRPPYESPHHTASAAALVGGGSSRIRPGAAVRATHGVLFLDEAPEFQPKALDALRQPLESGVITISRASQQSRFPAEFQLVLAANPCPCGLFGVASSECTCNPGRRRAYLNRLSGPLMDRIDLQLAVDRLAPAQLLAAGEAPRLTSAQGRQQVETARAVARERFAGTGWRLNGRTPSNWFTEGPGRLPKRVTAALERHYQTHAMTMRGYVRVLRVAWTLADLDGATSPGAEHVGGAIALREGRPA from the coding sequence ATGGGCGTCGCACGAACCCAGTCGGTGGCGCTGCAGGGGCTGAGCGGTGCGATGGTCGACGTTGAAGCGTCGATCACCGCCGGCCTGCCGATGTTCAAACTCATCGGGCTTCCTGACACCTCGCTCGCGGAGGCGACGCATCGCGTCCTCGCGGCGGCATCGAACTCTGGGTGCTCGCTCGCGCAGAGCCGCGTCACCGCGAACCTGTCGCCTGCGACCCTTCCGAAGTACGGCTCGGTCTTCGATCTCGGCATCGCTCTCGCCACAATGGCGGCCGCGGGCAGTGTTTCGCCGCGGTCGATCGCGACGACGGTGCATCTCGGCGAGCTCGGCCTCGATGGGCGCGTTCGGCCGGTTCTCGGGATTCTTCCTGCGGTGCACGCGGCGGCGGCCGCCGGCGCCCGCCGAGTCATGGTGCCCGTCGGCAACCTCGCAGAGGCGCGGCTCGTCCCGGGCGTCGACGTGATCCCGGTCTCGTCGCTGCGCGAGGCCGCGATCCGACATGGCGGCGACTTCACGCCGGTCGAGGTCGATCCGATCTTGGCGGCGCCGGTCGCTCCTCGAGCCATCGACGAGCTGGATCTGGCCGACGTGATCGGCAACCACGACGCGGTCCGGGCGCTGATCATCGCGGCGGCGGGCGGCCATCACGTCTATTTCCTCGGACCGCCGGGGGCCGGCAAGACCATGCTGGCCGAGCGGCTTCCGAGCCTGCTTCCCGATCTCGACGAAGAGGCGGCGCTCGAGGCGACTTCGATCCGATCCCTGACCGAGCTCGGCTCGGTGAGTGAGCTCGTGAGGCGTCCGCCGTACGAGTCTCCTCATCACACCGCGTCCGCGGCGGCGCTCGTCGGCGGCGGCAGCAGCCGGATCAGGCCGGGCGCCGCGGTTCGAGCCACCCACGGTGTGCTGTTCCTCGATGAGGCGCCCGAGTTCCAGCCGAAGGCCCTCGACGCTCTGCGCCAGCCCCTGGAATCGGGAGTCATCACGATCAGTCGCGCGAGTCAGCAGTCGCGGTTCCCTGCGGAGTTCCAACTCGTCCTCGCAGCCAACCCGTGCCCGTGCGGGCTGTTCGGGGTGGCCTCGAGCGAGTGCACCTGCAACCCGGGCAGGCGACGGGCCTATCTGAACCGGCTGTCGGGTCCTTTGATGGACCGCATCGATCTGCAGCTCGCGGTCGACAGACTCGCGCCAGCGCAACTGCTCGCGGCGGGCGAGGCGCCTCGACTCACGAGCGCTCAGGGACGGCAGCAGGTCGAGACGGCGCGGGCGGTTGCACGCGAACGCTTCGCGGGCACCGGTTGGCGACTCAACGGGCGCACGCCGAGCAACTGGTTCACGGAGGGCCCAGGGCGCCTGCCGAAACGTGTGACCGCAGCGCTCGAGCGGCACTACCAGACCCACGCGATGACGATGCGCGGGTACGTGCGCGTTCTTCGGGTCGCGTGGACGCTGGCCGACCTCGACGGGGCGACCTCGCCAGGTGCGGAGCACGTGGGCGGCGCGATCGCGCTGAGGGAGGGCAGGCCGGCATGA
- a CDS encoding YraN family protein, which yields MAEKDVLGRSGEQLAARFLEAGGYRIVERNWRGTRGELDIVAEHDGTTVFVEVKTRSGLRFGHPFEAITPRKLRALRRLAAEWCSASERPRAHIRLDVIGVIGGLDGPTRIEHLRGVG from the coding sequence ATGGCAGAGAAAGATGTGCTGGGGCGCAGCGGCGAGCAGCTCGCCGCGCGCTTCCTGGAGGCGGGCGGCTACCGCATCGTCGAACGGAACTGGCGCGGCACGCGCGGTGAGCTCGACATCGTCGCCGAGCATGACGGCACGACCGTGTTCGTCGAGGTCAAGACGCGATCGGGTCTGCGCTTCGGCCACCCGTTCGAGGCGATCACGCCGCGCAAGCTGCGCGCGCTGAGGCGACTCGCGGCGGAATGGTGCTCCGCGTCTGAGCGCCCGAGGGCACACATCCGTCTCGATGTGATCGGCGTCATCGGCGGCCTCGACGGCCCGACGCGCATCGAGCACCTGCGCGGAGTCGGATGA
- a CDS encoding DUF2469 domain-containing protein encodes MDEEEFDDYDREVELALYREYRDIVSQFKYVIETERRFYLANEVEFVRRDTEHDFYFELTMHDVWVWDVYRADRFVKSVRVLTFKDVNIEELSSKEFELPKELALDE; translated from the coding sequence ATGGACGAGGAAGAATTCGACGACTACGACCGCGAGGTCGAACTGGCTCTGTACCGCGAGTATCGCGACATCGTCAGCCAGTTCAAGTACGTGATCGAGACCGAACGCCGGTTCTACCTGGCGAACGAAGTCGAGTTCGTGCGCCGCGACACCGAGCACGACTTCTACTTCGAGCTGACCATGCACGACGTGTGGGTCTGGGACGTCTATCGCGCCGACCGCTTCGTGAAGTCCGTGCGGGTGCTGACCTTCAAGGACGTCAACATCGAAGAGCTGTCGTCCAAGGAATTCGAGCTCCCCAAGGAGCTCGCGCTCGACGAATAG
- a CDS encoding ribonuclease HII, whose protein sequence is MTPAAATAPTLEFERELLASGSRYVIGVDEVGRGALAGPVAVGMVVIDAAMPSHPERLRDSKLLAEPVREQLAPLCAAWGLYTAVGEATPAEIDEHGIIVALGLAGWRALGALREAGAAVDEASVLLDGNHDYLNPVLESRMSVTTRVKGDMSCASVAAASVIAKVHRDRLMIGLHDAFPAYGWASNKGYAAPAHLAAIAEIGPCDHHRRTWIH, encoded by the coding sequence GTGACCCCGGCAGCCGCGACCGCGCCCACGCTCGAGTTCGAGCGCGAACTGCTCGCATCGGGTTCGCGGTATGTGATCGGGGTCGATGAGGTCGGGCGTGGGGCGCTCGCGGGTCCGGTCGCCGTCGGCATGGTCGTGATCGACGCCGCGATGCCTTCCCACCCCGAGAGGCTGCGCGACTCCAAGCTGCTGGCAGAGCCCGTCCGTGAGCAGCTCGCTCCGCTCTGTGCGGCGTGGGGCCTGTACACGGCGGTCGGCGAGGCGACGCCGGCCGAGATCGACGAGCACGGCATCATCGTCGCGCTCGGCCTCGCGGGCTGGCGCGCGCTCGGGGCGCTTCGTGAGGCCGGGGCGGCCGTCGATGAGGCGTCTGTCCTGCTCGATGGCAATCATGATTACCTGAACCCCGTGCTCGAGAGCCGCATGTCAGTGACCACCCGCGTCAAGGGCGACATGAGTTGCGCGTCGGTCGCGGCCGCCTCTGTCATCGCGAAAGTGCACAGGGACCGCCTGATGATCGGGCTGCACGACGCGTTCCCCGCCTACGGCTGGGCGTCGAACAAGGGTTATGCCGCGCCTGCGCATCTGGCGGCGATCGCCGAGATCGGGCCGTGCGACCACCACCGCCGCACCTGGATCCACTGA
- the lepB gene encoding signal peptidase I, whose product MTDSTTDQPTTRGRQGSGNRSRGRAVWLFVRDIIVIFIVALLVSFLIKTFLIRSFYIPSASMEDTLMINDRIIVNELEPKLMPVHRGDIVVFTDPGGWLTGGENIQAPEPSNPVARGLSNFFTFIGLGTADSDNHLVKRVIGVPGDHVVCCNTLNQITVNGTPIKEPYTTVQPGDQAAGSPFDVTVPPGDLWVLGDNRHDSADSSAHQSLPSKGFVPEKDVVGRAFVISWPISRWSWLSNYPDVFRGIGQSGK is encoded by the coding sequence ATGACAGACAGCACGACCGACCAGCCGACGACCCGGGGGCGACAAGGCTCCGGGAATCGGAGCAGGGGACGCGCCGTGTGGCTGTTCGTGCGCGACATCATCGTCATCTTCATCGTCGCGCTGCTGGTCTCGTTCCTCATCAAGACCTTCCTGATCCGTTCGTTCTACATCCCCTCGGCATCGATGGAAGACACGTTGATGATCAACGATCGGATCATCGTCAACGAGCTCGAGCCGAAGCTGATGCCTGTGCATCGCGGCGACATCGTCGTCTTCACGGACCCGGGCGGTTGGCTGACCGGCGGCGAGAACATCCAGGCGCCGGAGCCGAGCAACCCGGTCGCTCGCGGTCTCAGCAACTTCTTCACCTTCATCGGGCTCGGCACGGCCGACAGCGACAACCATCTCGTCAAGCGCGTCATCGGCGTGCCGGGCGACCACGTGGTGTGCTGCAACACCTTGAACCAGATCACGGTCAACGGCACCCCCATCAAGGAGCCGTACACGACCGTGCAGCCCGGCGATCAGGCTGCGGGGTCGCCGTTCGACGTCACCGTTCCCCCCGGCGACCTCTGGGTGCTCGGTGACAACCGGCATGACTCAGCCGACTCGAGTGCGCATCAGAGCCTGCCGAGCAAAGGCTTCGTCCCCGAGAAGGATGTCGTCGGGCGTGCCTTCGTGATCAGCTGGCCGATCTCGCGCTGGTCGTGGCTCTCCAACTATCCCGACGTCTTCCGCGGCATCGGCCAGAGCGGCAAGTGA
- the rplS gene encoding 50S ribosomal protein L19 yields MNILDQVDAASLKSDLPDFRPGDTVKVHVNIVEGNRSRVQVFQGVVIGRSGHGVRETFTVRKVSFQVGVERTFPVHSPIIDKIEIVTRGDVRRAKLYYLRELRGKKAKIKEKRDA; encoded by the coding sequence ATGAACATCCTCGACCAGGTGGATGCCGCAAGCCTCAAGTCCGACCTCCCCGACTTCCGCCCCGGCGACACCGTCAAGGTGCACGTGAACATCGTCGAAGGCAACCGCTCGCGTGTCCAGGTCTTCCAGGGCGTCGTCATCGGCCGTTCGGGCCACGGCGTTCGCGAGACCTTCACCGTTCGCAAGGTGAGCTTCCAGGTCGGCGTCGAGCGCACCTTCCCGGTGCACTCGCCGATCATCGACAAGATCGAGATCGTCACCCGCGGTGACGTCCGTCGCGCGAAGCTCTACTACCTGCGCGAGCTGCGCGGAAAGAAGGCCAAGATCAAGGAGAAGCGCGACGCGTAA
- the trmD gene encoding tRNA (guanosine(37)-N1)-methyltransferase TrmD — protein sequence MRIDIVTIFPTFFDALDISLLGKAKSAGLLELGVHDLRDFAHDRHRSVDDTPYGGGAGMVMKPEPWGEALDALIPERSADRADGSGPLVIFPSPAGEVFTQASARAFAAESHLVFGCGRYEGIDQRVFDDAAERSRVKLVSMGDYVLNGGEVAVLAMIEAIGRLIPGVVGNPESLVEESHEDGLLEYPSYTKPAEWRGRPVPPVLLSGNHGAIAAWRREQQLERTRRVRPDLLG from the coding sequence ATGCGCATCGACATCGTCACGATCTTCCCGACGTTCTTCGACGCGCTCGACATCTCGCTTCTCGGCAAGGCGAAGTCGGCCGGGCTCCTCGAGCTCGGGGTGCACGACCTGCGCGACTTCGCCCATGATCGGCATCGCTCTGTCGACGACACCCCCTATGGCGGAGGGGCGGGCATGGTCATGAAGCCCGAACCGTGGGGCGAAGCCCTCGACGCGCTGATTCCCGAGCGCTCTGCCGATCGGGCTGACGGCTCCGGCCCGCTCGTGATCTTCCCCTCTCCGGCAGGCGAGGTGTTCACGCAGGCCAGCGCGCGGGCGTTCGCCGCCGAGTCGCATCTCGTCTTCGGCTGCGGCCGCTACGAGGGCATCGACCAGCGCGTGTTCGACGATGCCGCCGAGCGGTCGCGCGTGAAGCTCGTGAGCATGGGCGACTATGTGCTGAACGGCGGCGAGGTCGCCGTCCTGGCCATGATCGAGGCGATCGGGCGGCTGATCCCCGGTGTCGTCGGCAACCCGGAGTCGCTGGTGGAAGAGAGCCACGAGGACGGACTGCTCGAGTACCCGAGCTACACGAAGCCCGCCGAGTGGCGCGGCCGGCCCGTCCCGCCGGTGCTTCTGTCGGGCAATCATGGTGCGATCGCCGCATGGCGGCGCGAGCAGCAGCTCGAGCGCACGCGGCGCGTGCGGCCCGATCTGCTCGGCTGA
- a CDS encoding sirohydrochlorin chelatase, whose product MTVPALLAVVEGASEVTDDGTVDLLLTAVRRAAPELRVVPAVIDVHQPELRNVLESEFDDDEPVVAVPLMLAPGVHLHGDLERALSADPGRPATLAPSLGADEAIVELLAYRLLHSGLGPDDVIVMAAAGSSDHHVVRESVDVGRRLAHLLERYVTVGFLSAAVPRLTGAVDTMRRLHPGSRVAISSYLLSPGRFADAVAEVEGDVIAGPLLMPGRRPPQALVDLVLARYRDGAAQLALLRHP is encoded by the coding sequence ATGACGGTGCCGGCCCTGCTCGCGGTCGTCGAGGGCGCGAGTGAAGTGACCGATGACGGCACCGTCGACCTTCTCCTCACCGCCGTCCGGCGTGCGGCTCCCGAACTGCGTGTCGTTCCCGCCGTCATCGATGTGCACCAGCCGGAGCTCAGGAATGTGCTCGAGTCGGAGTTCGACGACGACGAGCCCGTCGTCGCCGTCCCGCTGATGCTGGCGCCCGGTGTGCATCTGCACGGCGATCTCGAGCGCGCCCTCTCCGCAGATCCCGGCCGCCCGGCGACCCTCGCCCCCTCCCTCGGCGCCGACGAGGCGATCGTCGAACTGCTCGCGTACCGGCTGCTGCACAGCGGCCTCGGCCCCGACGACGTCATCGTGATGGCCGCGGCCGGCTCGAGCGACCACCACGTGGTGCGCGAGAGCGTCGACGTCGGGCGCCGTCTCGCGCACCTCCTCGAGCGCTACGTCACCGTCGGGTTCCTCTCGGCGGCCGTGCCCCGGCTGACCGGCGCCGTCGACACGATGCGGCGGCTGCACCCCGGCAGTCGGGTCGCGATCTCGAGCTATCTGCTGTCCCCAGGCCGATTCGCGGATGCCGTCGCCGAGGTCGAGGGCGACGTGATCGCCGGCCCGCTGCTGATGCCGGGCCGCAGGCCGCCGCAGGCGCTCGTCGACCTGGTGCTCGCCCGGTACCGGGACGGCGCCGCGCAGCTCGCTCTGCTCAGGCATCCGTAA